Proteins encoded within one genomic window of Gracilimonas sp.:
- a CDS encoding gamma-glutamyl-gamma-aminobutyrate hydrolase family protein: protein MLDREPVIGVTGPTEGGTGAWIFTAFSVILAGGKPLRINTNMPRSIDQIDGLIIGGGADVEPLKYGQQRIERAVLARDKRTIFEWLLSILFFPVYWLARYFQHTKKSPVDLERDKLELNLLEQAIEQNLPVLGICRGMQLMNVHFKGTLHQDIRGFYGEKAQVSSIFPKKRIMVKDGTKLCELLQTDICNVNALHNQAIDKPGKGIQIAAKELNTNVCQALEHQEYPFMIGVQWHPEYLIQIARQRNIFKGLVRAAVS, encoded by the coding sequence ATGTTGGATAGGGAGCCGGTAATTGGGGTGACGGGTCCAACTGAAGGTGGTACGGGCGCGTGGATATTCACTGCATTTTCGGTGATTTTAGCCGGGGGTAAGCCGCTTCGTATTAATACAAATATGCCAAGAAGTATAGATCAAATTGACGGGTTGATAATTGGCGGGGGAGCCGATGTGGAACCTTTAAAATATGGACAACAACGTATAGAAAGAGCGGTATTGGCAAGGGACAAACGAACCATATTTGAATGGCTGTTATCAATATTGTTTTTTCCTGTGTATTGGCTGGCACGTTATTTTCAGCATACCAAAAAATCACCTGTTGATTTAGAAAGGGATAAGCTGGAGCTAAATCTTTTAGAGCAAGCCATTGAACAAAACTTACCGGTATTGGGGATTTGCCGAGGAATGCAGCTTATGAATGTTCATTTTAAGGGCACACTTCATCAGGATATCCGGGGTTTTTACGGGGAAAAAGCCCAGGTTTCTTCTATTTTTCCGAAGAAGAGAATCATGGTAAAAGATGGAACCAAGCTTTGCGAGCTGCTTCAAACAGATATTTGTAATGTAAATGCTTTGCACAATCAGGCCATCGATAAGCCGGGAAAAGGAATCCAAATTGCAGCCAAAGAATTAAACACGAATGTGTGCCAAGCGCTTGAACACCAAGAGTATCCTTTTATGATTGGTGTGCAGTGGCATCCGGAATATCTCATTCAAATCGCCCGGCAGCGTAATATTTTTAAGGGATTGGTGAGAGCAGCAGTTAGCTGA
- a CDS encoding amidoligase family protein, giving the protein MKFKTPPHLKNQDGEERSVGFEFEFTGVEMKDAADMVVELYGGEIEQVSGYEYKVHNSRFGVFSLELDASLFLNKKYERVLKSVGINVEKLRNKAKLEETLRGMASTVVPFEIITPPIKFSKLDHLNSIVSKLRSWKAKGTGSSFFYAFGLHLNPEVPRLSVDSLTRHLKAYVMLDAWIRKDANIDLSRKLTPYINEYEMDYIRYILREDYQPDLESLIRDYFKFKNSRNRPLDLLPVFMYINKELTTELLKEELTSARPTFHYRLPNCSIEDENWSLAEEWNRWVLVEQLADDEKVLNQYSRAFLSMDDKSVFSMKKKWIKLMDRWVQNVG; this is encoded by the coding sequence TTGAAGTTTAAAACACCACCACATTTAAAAAATCAGGACGGCGAAGAACGCTCTGTGGGATTCGAGTTTGAATTTACGGGAGTAGAGATGAAGGACGCGGCTGATATGGTGGTGGAACTTTATGGTGGAGAGATTGAGCAAGTCAGCGGTTACGAATATAAAGTGCATAATTCCAGATTTGGAGTTTTCTCATTGGAATTGGATGCGAGTTTGTTCCTTAATAAAAAGTATGAGAGGGTACTCAAGTCGGTTGGAATTAATGTCGAGAAGCTAAGAAACAAAGCGAAACTGGAGGAAACATTACGCGGAATGGCGTCTACTGTTGTGCCATTTGAAATTATAACCCCACCGATTAAATTTTCGAAACTGGATCATCTAAATTCCATTGTTTCTAAATTAAGAAGCTGGAAAGCCAAAGGAACCGGAAGTTCCTTTTTTTATGCATTTGGTTTACACTTGAATCCGGAAGTTCCACGGCTATCAGTAGATAGCTTAACCCGGCATCTGAAAGCGTATGTAATGCTGGATGCATGGATTCGCAAGGATGCCAATATTGATCTCAGCCGGAAGCTGACACCGTATATTAATGAATACGAGATGGATTATATCCGGTATATTTTGAGAGAAGATTATCAGCCGGATTTAGAATCATTGATCAGGGATTATTTCAAATTCAAAAACTCCAGAAATCGTCCTTTGGACTTGCTCCCTGTATTTATGTATATCAATAAAGAATTGACTACGGAGTTATTGAAAGAAGAGCTGACTTCGGCCCGGCCAACCTTTCATTATCGTTTGCCAAATTGTTCGATTGAAGATGAAAACTGGTCGCTGGCTGAAGAATGGAATCGATGGGTATTGGTGGAACAGTTGGCGGATGATGAAAAAGTGCTAAATCAATATTCGAGGGCTTTTTTGAGTATGGACGACAAGTCGGTATTTAGTATGAAAAAAAAATGGATAAAACTTATGGATCGTTGGGTGCAAAATGTTGGATAG
- a CDS encoding ABC-F family ATP-binding cassette domain-containing protein: MTYLSTENLSKSFGIKPLFEDLTFGISKGHKTALIAPNGTGKSTLLKILAGEMEPDSGKVMIQNGVQVSFLAQEPKMDENMTISEFIAHGNSEKIRIVQRYEKAVHDQAEDFNPQTQKAYEKAAAAMDAAEAWDVEQQMEQILSVLNIHDLDQSISSLSGGERKRVALAFVLLDEPDLLILDEPTNHLDVEMIEWLEAYLAKSNMTLLMVTHDRYFLDRVCNHILELDYGKLYHHKGNYEYYLEKKAEREEIEATEIAKAGKLMKKELEWMRRGPKARTTKSKSRIKDFYKTKEKATSQREESELQLDVNMSRMGGKILELKNISKAYNDTVILDDFSYSFVKGERIGILGKNGVGKSTFLKVLMKEEPADSGEIETGETIVYGHYQQQGIQLDESKRVIEVIKEVAEVIELANGDKITASQFLEHFMFPSKMQYTPIEKLSGGEKRRLGLMMVLIKNPNFLILDEPTNDLDLLTLNKLEEFLQNFSGCLIIVSHDRFFMDKLVDHYFVFKGNGVITDFHGTYDEYREKVLAEESSSNKNENKPVKKPGSNPQENVSKSDQTKKLSYNERRQYNKLEKEIAELEERKSAIETKLGNGNLDYQELDELSKEFEEIKNEIDDKTLIWFEMAERA; this comes from the coding sequence ATGACTTACCTTTCCACTGAAAATCTTTCCAAAAGTTTTGGAATTAAACCACTTTTTGAAGACCTCACGTTTGGAATTTCTAAAGGACACAAAACAGCCCTGATTGCTCCTAACGGAACAGGCAAGTCAACCCTGCTTAAGATATTGGCCGGAGAAATGGAGCCGGACAGCGGTAAAGTGATGATTCAAAATGGGGTTCAGGTTAGCTTTTTAGCTCAGGAACCGAAGATGGATGAAAATATGACCATCAGCGAATTTATCGCACACGGAAATTCTGAAAAAATCCGCATTGTGCAGCGGTATGAAAAAGCAGTGCATGATCAAGCTGAGGATTTCAATCCACAAACCCAGAAAGCCTATGAAAAAGCCGCTGCCGCCATGGATGCCGCCGAAGCCTGGGATGTGGAACAACAGATGGAACAAATTCTGAGCGTTCTGAATATTCATGATCTGGATCAGTCCATATCATCGCTTTCGGGTGGAGAAAGAAAAAGGGTGGCCCTGGCTTTTGTACTTTTGGATGAACCCGATCTTTTAATACTGGATGAGCCGACAAACCACCTCGATGTGGAGATGATTGAGTGGCTGGAAGCATACCTGGCCAAAAGTAATATGACACTGCTGATGGTGACTCACGACCGGTACTTCCTGGACAGAGTTTGTAATCATATTTTAGAGCTGGATTATGGCAAACTCTATCATCACAAAGGAAATTATGAGTATTACCTGGAAAAGAAAGCCGAGCGTGAAGAAATAGAGGCCACTGAAATAGCCAAAGCCGGAAAGTTGATGAAAAAAGAGCTGGAGTGGATGAGACGCGGTCCCAAAGCTCGAACCACAAAATCAAAGTCTCGCATCAAGGATTTCTATAAAACTAAAGAAAAAGCTACCAGTCAGAGAGAAGAATCAGAGCTGCAGCTGGATGTAAACATGAGCCGCATGGGGGGCAAAATCCTTGAACTCAAAAATATTTCAAAAGCTTATAATGACACCGTAATTCTGGATGATTTCAGTTATTCTTTTGTAAAAGGTGAACGAATTGGGATTCTTGGAAAGAATGGAGTCGGGAAAAGTACTTTTTTGAAAGTCCTCATGAAGGAGGAGCCTGCCGATTCCGGAGAAATTGAAACGGGAGAAACCATTGTATACGGTCACTATCAGCAACAGGGTATACAGCTGGACGAAAGTAAGCGGGTGATTGAAGTTATCAAGGAGGTAGCAGAAGTCATAGAATTAGCAAATGGCGACAAGATTACCGCTTCTCAATTTTTAGAACATTTTATGTTCCCCTCAAAAATGCAGTATACACCTATAGAAAAGTTAAGTGGAGGAGAAAAGCGCCGGCTGGGCTTGATGATGGTTCTAATTAAAAATCCAAATTTCCTGATTTTGGATGAGCCGACGAACGATTTGGATTTGCTCACACTCAATAAGCTGGAAGAATTTTTGCAAAACTTCAGCGGCTGCCTCATTATCGTTTCTCATGATCGTTTCTTCATGGACAAACTGGTAGATCATTATTTTGTTTTCAAAGGAAACGGGGTCATCACAGATTTCCATGGTACGTATGATGAGTACCGGGAAAAGGTTTTGGCAGAAGAAAGCTCTTCAAACAAAAATGAAAATAAACCCGTTAAAAAACCTGGAAGTAACCCTCAAGAGAACGTCTCTAAATCAGATCAAACCAAAAAACTAAGCTATAACGAGCGCCGTCAATACAACAAGCTTGAAAAAGAAATAGCTGAACTGGAAGAGCGAAAATCAGCCATCGAAACAAAACTTGGGAACGGAAATCTGGATTACCAAGAACTGGATGAACTTTCCAAAGAGTTTGAAGAAATTAAGAATGAAATCGATGATAAAACCCTGATTTGGTTTGAAATGGCTGAACGAGCGTGA
- a CDS encoding ABC transporter ATP-binding protein, whose protein sequence is MERAVEISDLVKCYEDEAVLKNLELKIPKGTIFGLIGPNGAGKSTLIGVLTGLLSFEAGEILIHGMKLNPKNELEIKRVTASVLQPPLLFEQFSSLEFIEYVCEIYEVEKEGLIEKAYSLMDYFDIKDFAKIKVNKLSSGSRKKLAFVTAVLVEPQLLLLDEPFEAVDVISIERMKNVIRKLKVKGVTIIVTSHILEVVENLCDDIAILHNGKIKAYLDSVSRKELQKDSSLHEIFEQYVEVEKKDKIVDWL, encoded by the coding sequence ATGGAGCGAGCTGTAGAAATAAGTGATTTAGTAAAGTGCTACGAGGATGAAGCCGTCCTGAAAAATCTGGAGCTGAAGATCCCAAAAGGAACTATTTTTGGACTTATTGGCCCTAATGGAGCCGGTAAAAGCACCTTGATTGGAGTACTCACCGGTTTATTAAGTTTTGAAGCCGGTGAAATTTTAATCCACGGGATGAAATTAAATCCCAAAAATGAACTGGAAATCAAACGGGTTACGGCTTCAGTGCTTCAGCCGCCTTTATTGTTTGAACAGTTTAGCAGCCTCGAGTTTATTGAATATGTATGTGAAATCTACGAAGTAGAAAAAGAGGGGCTAATTGAGAAAGCATATTCCTTGATGGACTATTTCGACATTAAAGATTTCGCAAAAATTAAGGTGAATAAGCTTTCTTCTGGGAGCCGAAAAAAACTGGCTTTTGTAACCGCAGTATTGGTGGAACCTCAATTACTGTTACTGGATGAGCCATTTGAAGCCGTGGATGTGATTTCCATTGAACGAATGAAAAATGTAATCCGAAAATTGAAGGTCAAAGGGGTCACTATTATCGTAACCAGTCATATTCTGGAAGTCGTAGAAAACCTGTGCGACGATATAGCTATCCTCCATAACGGGAAAATCAAAGCCTACCTGGATTCCGTGAGCCGTAAAGAGCTGCAAAAAGATTCAAGCCTCCACGAAATTTTCGAACAATATGTGGAAGTAGAAAAGAAAGATAAAATTGTTGACTGGCTGTAA
- a CDS encoding AAA family ATPase, with amino-acid sequence MSKKVSQMIEEQVLFWMRNSNVGKVSKRLPKKSPVITVSREFGAKGAALAAKLGERLGYKVWDRDLLIIISEKLGSNEEFIKSLDEVRRGFLEDTIFGFLRQRETNLHYLIYLVRAVRTLEKYGNSIIVGRGANYICQDPKSFHIRVVSPLKTRIERYAKDQNMPKEKVLEVINKKDDERANFVEYNFNRDISNSSDYDLVLNSETYNLEEMTDIILHAYELKTGKKLSEKLKTVHA; translated from the coding sequence ATGAGTAAGAAAGTTTCACAAATGATTGAAGAACAAGTCCTTTTTTGGATGAGGAATAGCAATGTGGGCAAAGTTAGTAAGCGATTACCCAAAAAATCTCCGGTTATTACGGTTTCCCGTGAATTTGGCGCAAAAGGTGCGGCTCTGGCTGCGAAATTAGGCGAACGCCTTGGGTACAAAGTATGGGATCGTGACCTACTGATTATTATAAGTGAAAAGCTTGGCAGCAACGAAGAGTTTATAAAGTCTTTAGATGAAGTAAGGCGCGGGTTTCTGGAAGACACAATTTTTGGATTTTTGCGTCAGCGAGAGACCAACTTGCATTATCTTATTTACTTGGTGCGTGCTGTTCGAACACTTGAAAAATATGGCAATAGTATAATTGTAGGGCGTGGCGCAAATTACATTTGTCAAGACCCCAAATCTTTCCACATTCGAGTGGTAAGCCCGCTAAAAACCAGAATTGAGCGGTATGCAAAGGATCAAAATATGCCCAAAGAAAAAGTACTCGAGGTTATCAATAAAAAAGATGATGAACGAGCTAATTTTGTGGAGTATAATTTTAACAGGGATATTTCAAATTCAAGTGATTATGACCTGGTATTAAACTCTGAGACCTATAATTTAGAAGAGATGACAGATATCATACTTCATGCCTACGAGCTTAAAACCGGCAAAAAGCTTTCAGAAAAACTGAAAACAGTTCATGCCTGA
- a CDS encoding GAF domain-containing protein, which translates to MSTAQLISYDQLISDTEDILERKVTRDEKLFAICELLADEINTFSWVGFYLPDPAGKEELVLGPFVGPSTNHTRIPYGRGICGQVALSHETFVAQDVHSEDNYLACSVDVKSEIVVPIMKEDEFVGQLDIDSNTKNSITKEQRELLEEICELLSEEF; encoded by the coding sequence ATGAGCACTGCCCAACTTATTTCTTACGATCAATTGATTTCCGACACGGAAGACATCTTAGAACGAAAAGTAACCCGTGATGAAAAGCTTTTTGCTATTTGTGAACTTTTGGCGGATGAGATAAATACGTTTAGCTGGGTAGGATTTTATTTGCCGGATCCGGCCGGAAAAGAAGAGCTTGTACTTGGTCCGTTTGTAGGCCCCTCAACCAATCATACCCGTATTCCTTACGGCCGTGGCATATGCGGTCAGGTAGCACTCAGTCATGAAACATTTGTTGCTCAGGATGTTCATAGTGAGGATAATTATCTTGCCTGCAGTGTAGACGTTAAATCAGAAATTGTAGTGCCAATCATGAAAGAGGATGAATTTGTAGGGCAGTTGGATATAGATTCCAACACAAAAAACTCTATCACCAAAGAGCAGAGAGAACTTTTAGAAGAAATTTGTGAATTGCTGTCCGAAGAATTTTAA
- a CDS encoding MarC family NAAT transporter: MSIAALFFASFSSLFSVVNPFAAMPIYISLMEGHTDAEKIRTARKATTYMFFVLISFLLVGTFILSFFGISLPGIQIAGGLIIVRSGFSMLNPDNGGQKLTKKDQEAAMEKEDVSFSPLALPLLSGPGSIAVVIGFGSDTQGATDYLVHGIAVFMTALLAYGILRVAPALVKYIGKTGMTVITRMMGFIVLAIGVQFVINGISKFFGIG; this comes from the coding sequence ATGAGCATAGCTGCGCTATTTTTTGCAAGCTTTTCCTCATTATTTTCTGTGGTCAACCCCTTTGCCGCCATGCCTATTTACATTTCTTTAATGGAAGGGCATACGGATGCTGAGAAAATAAGAACAGCCCGCAAGGCTACAACCTACATGTTTTTTGTGCTCATCTCTTTTTTATTGGTAGGTACTTTCATTCTAAGTTTTTTTGGTATAAGTCTGCCGGGGATTCAAATAGCAGGTGGATTAATTATTGTTCGTTCCGGTTTTTCGATGTTGAATCCTGACAATGGCGGACAAAAACTTACCAAAAAAGACCAGGAAGCCGCTATGGAAAAAGAAGATGTATCATTCAGTCCGCTTGCGCTTCCATTATTATCAGGGCCGGGAAGTATAGCTGTAGTGATTGGGTTTGGTTCAGATACTCAAGGTGCTACAGATTACCTCGTGCATGGGATAGCCGTTTTTATGACGGCTTTGCTTGCATATGGGATTTTAAGAGTAGCCCCTGCCTTGGTAAAATATATAGGGAAAACAGGCATGACAGTCATCACCCGGATGATGGGATTCATTGTTTTAGCGATTGGGGTTCAATTTGTTATAAATGGCATATCTAAGTTTTTTGGAATAGGATAA
- a CDS encoding DinB family protein yields the protein MDITTLIDYDEWANRKVFNAIKGLEAESYEAELYKQFAHLLATQIVWMSRITGNSSKLAIWPDLSIHETETLMNENPKKLKNLISRKDTLITYKNSRGEKFQNSVEEILMHLTIHGQHHRAQIAKLLRKAGTSPPGTDFIFFLRTLHN from the coding sequence ATGGATATCACAACACTTATCGACTATGACGAATGGGCTAACCGTAAAGTCTTTAATGCCATTAAAGGTTTAGAAGCCGAAAGTTATGAAGCCGAACTATACAAGCAGTTTGCCCATCTGCTGGCAACGCAAATAGTTTGGATGAGCCGAATTACCGGGAACTCCAGTAAGCTGGCTATTTGGCCGGATTTATCAATCCATGAAACTGAAACACTCATGAACGAAAATCCCAAAAAGCTTAAAAACCTAATATCACGCAAAGATACTCTTATTACCTATAAAAACTCACGGGGAGAAAAATTCCAAAATTCAGTTGAAGAAATATTAATGCACTTAACGATTCATGGGCAACATCACCGGGCGCAAATAGCAAAGCTTTTAAGAAAGGCCGGTACAAGCCCTCCCGGAACTGATTTCATATTTTTTCTGCGTACACTGCACAATTAA
- a CDS encoding alanine/glycine:cation symporter family protein, giving the protein MWGYPLVFLLVGGGLFFLISSGFTPFRFFFHAIDLVRGKYDNPDDPGDINHFEALSTALASTVGMGNISGVAVAIFMGGPGALFWMWMSAIVGMATKFFTCTLSIMYRGKDTEGKIQGGPMYVIREGLNKKWMPLAYLFAFAGLFGPLPIFQTNQLVQILRDLIYIPNGLVEADSAFTGNLLTGIALVGLVSLVIFGGITKIGKVAAKLVPSMVLIYVGSVLFILAVHIGDIPYYLGLIVTDAFTGKAVMGGAVGQLIIIGVQRAAFSNEAGIGTESLAHGASKTKEPVREGLVAMMEPAIDTIIVCTMTALAILVTGVWQTTEANGVTLTLNAFNEALPAFGTYLLLISVFTFSVSSMLSYSYYGTKCLGFMIGAERQYLYNYFYVFSIIFGAVASLDAVINLIDGMFALMAVPTMISALMLSSKVREASKSYFKRVRSGEFTEYLKK; this is encoded by the coding sequence ATGTGGGGATACCCGCTCGTTTTTTTATTAGTCGGTGGAGGACTCTTCTTCCTTATCTCTTCCGGCTTCACCCCCTTCCGGTTTTTCTTCCACGCCATCGATTTGGTTCGTGGAAAATATGATAATCCCGATGATCCAGGCGACATCAATCACTTCGAAGCACTCTCTACGGCTCTGGCCTCGACGGTTGGAATGGGGAATATCAGCGGTGTTGCAGTTGCAATTTTTATGGGAGGGCCCGGTGCTTTATTCTGGATGTGGATGAGTGCAATTGTGGGAATGGCTACCAAATTTTTTACCTGTACCCTGTCTATCATGTATCGCGGAAAAGATACTGAAGGTAAAATTCAGGGCGGCCCGATGTATGTAATTCGCGAGGGTTTAAATAAAAAATGGATGCCATTGGCCTATTTATTTGCTTTTGCCGGATTATTTGGACCGCTTCCCATTTTTCAAACCAACCAATTAGTTCAAATTTTAAGGGATTTGATTTACATCCCAAATGGGTTAGTTGAAGCAGACAGTGCTTTTACAGGAAACCTCCTTACCGGTATAGCATTGGTTGGACTAGTATCACTGGTCATTTTTGGCGGGATTACTAAAATTGGAAAAGTAGCTGCAAAGTTGGTTCCCTCCATGGTTTTAATCTATGTCGGGTCTGTTCTCTTTATTTTAGCAGTACATATAGGAGACATCCCTTATTACCTTGGGTTAATTGTAACGGATGCCTTCACCGGTAAAGCGGTAATGGGCGGTGCTGTCGGTCAACTTATAATAATTGGAGTTCAAAGAGCCGCTTTTTCTAATGAAGCCGGTATTGGAACCGAATCGCTGGCACACGGAGCTTCCAAAACCAAAGAACCGGTTCGCGAGGGCCTGGTGGCTATGATGGAACCTGCCATCGATACTATTATAGTTTGTACGATGACGGCCCTTGCAATCCTGGTAACAGGTGTATGGCAAACTACGGAAGCCAATGGTGTTACTTTAACCTTGAATGCCTTTAACGAAGCCCTGCCAGCGTTTGGAACTTACTTGCTGTTGATTTCGGTCTTCACATTTAGTGTGAGCTCCATGCTTTCTTATTCTTATTATGGAACCAAATGTCTTGGATTCATGATTGGGGCAGAACGGCAGTATTTATACAATTACTTTTATGTTTTCTCCATTATTTTTGGAGCTGTCGCTTCTCTGGATGCTGTAATCAATCTCATTGACGGCATGTTTGCTTTGATGGCTGTTCCCACTATGATTTCAGCACTCATGCTATCATCTAAAGTCCGTGAGGCTTCCAAAAGCTATTTCAAACGGGTTCGAAGCGGAGAGTTTACAGAGTATTTGAAAAAATAA
- a CDS encoding zinc-dependent metalloprotease, whose amino-acid sequence MKRTILFSLLTFLAVHATAQIPTISEKTEGIDKTEGFFDYYYDEAKDQLWLEIDKLDTEFIYVNSLTAGIGSNDIGLDRGQLGDTRIVYFERRGPKVMMVQPNYGYRAETDNPLEQKSVNEAFASSILAGFEIAAEEDGKLLIDLTPFLLQDAHGVTQTLQRSNQGSYSLDKNRSALYKEAILNFPKNTEFEATLTFQGNNPGGYVRSVVPTPEAITVRQHHSFVELPDDGYEKREYDPRAGYFGISYQDYGTPIDESLTKRFISRHRLEKKNPGAEVSEPVEPIVYYLDNGTPEPVRSALLEGGRWWNQAFEAAGYKDAFIVKVLPEDAHPLDVRYNVIQWIHRSTRGWSYGSSVRDPRTGEIIKGHVSLGSLRVRQDFLIAEGLLAPYADESEENTMMQEMALARIRQLSAHEIGHTIGIAHNFAASVTDDASVMDYPHPQPKIVNGEIDLSNPYDVGIGEWDKLAVAYGYQDFPEGTDEKAALNEVLEEGYGSGLKYISDQDARPQSGAHPDAHLWEFGDDPVAQLPKIMEIRRTALENFGEANLKAGRPLAELHDVLVPIYLFHRYQVEATVKLIGGLDYTYKVKGDNQAYPEIVDRATQEKALNEMLATISPEALALPEDLLEIIPPRPAGLGYSRELFNGNTGPAMDALGIAETAADLSVSLILNADRANRLVEYSARQGNLSLENVIDRLVSHTWDRKLQPGYLGSVQRVTKHVALKNMIELAASSRANPVTKAIMHQKLKDLQSKLSRNKDADSQYGAHLIAQFFTNPEEFEVEDAPAPPPGSPIGSGGMFYCEF is encoded by the coding sequence ATGAAACGAACGATACTTTTTTCTTTATTGACGTTTTTGGCGGTACACGCCACAGCACAAATCCCGACTATTTCTGAAAAAACTGAAGGGATTGATAAAACCGAAGGCTTTTTTGATTATTACTATGATGAAGCTAAAGACCAACTTTGGCTCGAGATTGATAAACTGGATACCGAATTTATCTATGTGAATTCACTTACAGCGGGAATTGGCTCCAATGATATCGGACTTGATCGCGGGCAATTGGGTGACACCCGTATTGTCTATTTTGAGCGCCGGGGTCCCAAAGTAATGATGGTTCAGCCTAATTACGGTTACCGTGCAGAAACAGATAATCCGCTCGAACAAAAATCTGTAAATGAAGCATTTGCCTCTTCAATTTTAGCCGGTTTTGAAATAGCCGCCGAGGAAGACGGAAAACTATTGATAGACCTCACCCCATTTTTATTGCAGGACGCACACGGAGTAACCCAAACCTTGCAAAGAAGTAATCAAGGTTCTTATAGTTTGGACAAAAATCGCTCTGCACTTTATAAAGAAGCGATTTTAAACTTCCCAAAAAATACAGAATTTGAAGCTACGCTTACCTTTCAGGGGAATAATCCCGGTGGGTATGTACGTTCCGTAGTTCCTACTCCTGAAGCCATCACGGTTCGGCAGCATCACTCCTTTGTTGAATTGCCGGATGACGGATATGAAAAAAGAGAATACGACCCTCGGGCCGGATACTTTGGTATATCTTATCAAGACTATGGAACTCCCATTGATGAATCTCTGACAAAACGTTTTATCTCCCGGCACCGGTTGGAAAAGAAAAATCCTGGTGCAGAAGTCAGTGAGCCGGTAGAGCCGATTGTATATTATCTGGATAACGGAACCCCGGAGCCTGTCCGCAGCGCTTTATTAGAAGGCGGACGTTGGTGGAATCAAGCTTTTGAAGCCGCCGGGTACAAAGATGCGTTCATTGTAAAAGTATTGCCCGAAGATGCTCACCCTCTCGATGTTCGATATAATGTAATTCAGTGGATCCACCGCTCAACACGTGGATGGTCGTATGGATCGTCAGTTCGTGATCCACGCACGGGTGAGATTATCAAAGGACATGTATCCCTCGGTTCACTCCGTGTTCGCCAGGATTTTCTGATCGCAGAAGGACTTCTTGCTCCTTATGCGGATGAATCCGAAGAAAACACCATGATGCAGGAAATGGCGCTGGCCCGAATTCGTCAGCTTTCAGCCCATGAAATTGGCCATACTATCGGGATTGCGCACAATTTTGCTGCCAGCGTAACCGATGATGCTTCCGTAATGGATTACCCGCACCCCCAGCCTAAAATTGTAAATGGAGAAATTGATCTTTCCAATCCATATGACGTTGGAATTGGTGAGTGGGATAAATTGGCCGTGGCCTATGGCTATCAAGATTTCCCTGAAGGAACCGATGAGAAAGCTGCGTTGAATGAAGTCCTGGAAGAAGGCTATGGTTCAGGCTTGAAATATATTTCTGATCAGGATGCTCGCCCGCAGAGCGGTGCTCATCCAGATGCACACTTATGGGAATTTGGAGATGACCCGGTAGCACAACTTCCTAAAATCATGGAAATCCGCAGAACAGCTCTTGAGAATTTTGGGGAAGCTAATCTGAAAGCCGGCCGGCCACTTGCTGAACTACACGATGTACTCGTTCCAATCTACCTGTTCCACCGCTACCAGGTGGAAGCTACCGTAAAACTTATTGGCGGACTCGATTACACCTACAAGGTGAAAGGTGACAATCAGGCCTATCCTGAAATAGTAGATCGAGCCACTCAGGAAAAAGCACTGAATGAAATGCTTGCAACCATTTCTCCTGAAGCATTGGCACTGCCGGAAGATCTCTTGGAGATTATCCCTCCCCGACCTGCAGGACTTGGTTACTCCCGTGAATTATTCAATGGAAATACCGGCCCTGCTATGGATGCTCTGGGCATTGCCGAAACGGCTGCTGACCTTTCCGTTAGTTTAATCCTGAATGCGGATCGTGCCAACAGACTGGTTGAATATTCTGCCCGTCAAGGAAACCTGAGTCTGGAAAATGTAATCGACCGGTTGGTGAGTCATACCTGGGACCGCAAACTACAGCCCGGTTATCTCGGATCAGTTCAACGTGTCACTAAGCATGTAGCTTTGAAGAATATGATCGAGTTAGCAGCATCAAGTCGGGCCAACCCTGTAACCAAAGCAATTATGCATCAAAAGCTCAAGGATCTACAGTCTAAGCTGTCCAGAAATAAGGATGCCGACAGTCAGTATGGCGCTCATCTAATCGCTCAGTTCTTCACCAATCCCGAAGAGTTTGAAGTTGAAGATGCCCCCGCCCCGCCTCCCGGTTCTCCGATTGGAAGTGGTGGGATGTTTTATTGTGAGTTTTAA